A single genomic interval of Arachis duranensis cultivar V14167 chromosome 7, aradu.V14167.gnm2.J7QH, whole genome shotgun sequence harbors:
- the LOC107458804 gene encoding protein SOMBRERO: MMAGSGQLTVPPGFRFHPTDEELLYYYLRKKVSYEAIDLDVIREVDLNKLEPWDLKDKCRIGSGPQNEWYFFSHKDKKYPTGTRTNRATTAGFWKATGRDKAIYHTSNSKRIGMRKTLVFYTGRAPHGQKTDWIMHEYRLDEDEAEVQEDGWVVCRVFKKKNQSRGFQQEIEEEEHHHLAAAHQHMRGVASQQVLDPKHHHHLQHHQGLYDNENNNNYTNNFDGSMHLPQLFSPESSVATAAAHTSMNAMDILECSQNLLRLTTTSGCGLNLMQQQHGERFNGDWSFLDKLLASHHGSTMDHHQHHHHHSKCNNNLHHQHSAIAIGTTSSQKFPFHHLGCDNHDIMKFSK, encoded by the exons ATGATGGCAGGTAGTGGACAACTAACAGTTCCACCAGGGTTCCGGTTCCATCCAACTGATGAGGAGCTTCTCTACTATTACCTAAGGAAGAAAGTTTCTTATGAAGCCATTGACCTTGATGTCATTAGAGAGGTTGATCTCAACAAACTTGAACCTTGGGACCTCAAAG ATAAATGCAGAATAGGATCAGGGCCTCAGAACGAGTGGTATTTCTTCAGTCACAAAGACAAGAAGTACCCAACAGGAACAAGGACCAATAGGGCAACCACTGCTGGTTTCTGGAAAGCCACTGGGAGGGACAAGGCCATATACCATACTAGCAATTCCAAGAGGATCGGGATGAgaaaaaccctagttttctaCACCGGCCGTGCGCCCCACGGCCAGAAGACTGACTGGATCATGCATGAGTACCGCCTCGACGAAGACGAGGCCGAGGTTCAG GAGGATGGGTGGGTCGTGTGCAGGGTTTTCAAGAAGAAAAACCAAAGCAGAGGGTttcaacaagaaattgaagaagaggaaCATCATCACTTAGCAGCAGCACATCAACACATGAGAGGAGTAGCAAGCCAACAAGTTCTGGACCCAAAACACCACCACCACTTGCAACATCATCAAGGACTCTATgataatgaaaataataataattacaccAATAATTTTGATGGATCCATGCATCTTCCACAGTTGTTCAGTCCAGAATCTTCCGTGGCTACCGCGGCGGCGCACACTTCCATGAATGCCATGGACATTCTTGAATGCTCCCAGAACCTTCTAAGGCTCACAACAACAAGTGGATGTGGACTCAATCTCATGCAACAACAACATGGAGAGAGGTTCAATGGTGATTGGTCTTTCTTGGATAAGCTTCTTGCTTCACACCATGGCAGCACCATGGATCatcatcagcatcatcatcatcatagcaAATGTAACAATAATCTTCATCATCAGCATTCTGCAATTGCTATTGGAACTACTTCATCTCAGAAATTCCCATTTCACCACCTTGGTTGTGACAACCATGATATCATGAAGTTTTCCAAGTAG